The sequence below is a genomic window from Armatimonadota bacterium.
TCCATCCGATTGGCGAAATGGCGCTCACGTATTTTACGAATGTTGTCGGCGATTCAGGTGTTCGACAGTTTTGTTTCCTGGAGCGCGTTGAGGGCTATGGCCGAATTATAATGCAAAATTATGATCTCGACCCTCGCGATGTCATGTGGGTATTCTCCCATTCGGGAATAAACTGCGTTGTTATAGATGTGGCACTAGCGGCAAAGGAGCAAGGTGCAACTGTAGTTGCGACGACTTCGCTTGAGCACTCGAAACAAACAGAATCAAGACACTCGTCCGGAAAGAAGCTATACGAAGTAGCAGATATCGTTATTGATAGCTGTGTGCCTTTTGGCGATGCTATGATTGAAGTCCCAGGCTTGGAACAAAAAGTCGGTCCTGGTTCAACTCTGGGATTTATTACTGTAGCGAATGCTGTTGTAACGACTGTGGCAGACATTCTAACAAAGCGGGGAGTCAAGCTCTATGTAAACGCGACTTTAAACGTGAAAGGCGACCGAATCGCGGAGGATCTTGTCGAAATAGGCACAAGAGAATACAAGCGTCGCGCAAAAGGCTTCTAAAGAATCAAACTCGGGGAATGTGGCATTCCCAAACTTGAATTATAAAAATATTTAAGGAGGTTTTCAGGTGGCAGAAATTACTTACAGGCAGTTCGACCCCGTTGTCGATCGAAAGGCAGTCATGGACCTTTGGAACCTTTGTCTGCCAGCCGATCCGATTGACGACGCGACTTATGATGAGAAGATTACTTCAGATCCAAATCTACATCCAGATGGGTGTCCTGTCGCAATGGCCGGCGACAAAATCGTTGGATTTGCAATCTCGCAGGTGCGTCGTACACCAAATGATGGTCGCGGTTATGAGTTGGATAGAGGCTGGATTACAGTATTTATGGTTCACCCAGACTTTCGTCGGCAGGGCATCGGCTCGGAATTGATTGACAGATGCATTAAGTTCATCAAAGGGAAAAACAGAGACAAGATTTTTGTCTGTGGGCTTACTGGCTCGTCGCCCAAGTATTTCTTCCCTGGCGTAGATGTAAAGGAATATCCAGCAGCAATTAAGCTCCTCGAAAAGTTCGGTTTTTGGACCTCACACGTAGCCCATTACATGGAACGCTCTCTAACGGATTGGAGTTATCCTGAAGAAGTTGCCAAGATTGAAGAAGAGCTTAGAAAGGAAAACATAACAGTACAGCCGCTTGAAAAGGGCGAGCATCTCGACCTGCTCGAATTCTTGTGGCATAATTTCCCGGGCGACTGGTACAGACATGTGGAGATTGTTATGAACCAGAGCCCAGAGAACTATGTTCGTTTCTTTACTGCAAAGTTGAACGGCAAAATCGTAGGCTATTGCCACATCGAGGAGTCGCACTTTGGCCCATTCCTTGTTCGTTTCGACCTCCGCTCAAAGAATATCGGCACGGTAATCTTCAACAAGGCTCTGCAAAAGATAAAGGACAACGGCTATGATCGCGTATGGTTCGGTTGGGCTGATGAGCCAATCCCTGCGCGCTTCTACCGCAAACAGGGTATGAAAGAAAAGCGCACCTACGCTATGATGCGCAAGGGAGGCTTGCAGGGTTGGCACGCCGACTCATAATTGGCATTGACCTTGGTGGGACAAAAATCTCTGGCGGGATAGGCAACCTAGAGGGCGAAATACTCCATATTGTCGAGCGCCCAACAGACACATCTAGTGCTGAAGCTGTTGTAAATCAGGTTATTGATGTAACTCGAGAGCTCGCCGTCGCAAATCCGATTGGCGAGCTCTCGGCAATTGGTATAGGCGTTCCTGGAATTACAGTGAGCGAGACGGGACTTGTCGTGTGGGCGCCGAATCTTCCCGACTGGCGTGATATCCCTCTTGGAGAGATTCTACGTAAAGAGTTTGGTGTTCCGGTGCTCGTTGAAAATGACGTGGATGTAGCTGTCCTTGGTGAATGGTGGAAAGGCGCAGGGCAGGGTGCGCAGAATGTCTTTTTAATGGCTATAGGAACTGGAATTGGCGGCGGTATTTTAGTTAACGGTCAGCTTTACAAAGGAAGTGGCGGAGTAGCAGGAGCAGTGGGATGGTTTGTCATTGGCGAAGACCGCCTCTTCAAGGAGGAATACAAGGCCGGAGGTTCCGCAGAAATACTTGCTGCTGGCCCAGGAATTGGCCGCAGGGGCCGCGAAGCAGCCAAGTGTAAAAAAACTAAAATGACAGAGCTTGCTGGAGGCGATATCGAAAAAATCGACTCGCGAATTGTTTTTGAGGCGGCTCGATTGGGCGATCCAGTGGCCCAGGAAGTAGTTAACGATACGGCAAAATATCTGGGAAT
It includes:
- a CDS encoding SIS domain-containing protein translates to MFGSKWIAKAKEIMDRIETTQSENIVKAATVMADAIEAERWVHMFGAGHAHIPLEEVYPRTGGFVGFHPIGEMALTYFTNVVGDSGVRQFCFLERVEGYGRIIMQNYDLDPRDVMWVFSHSGINCVVIDVALAAKEQGATVVATTSLEHSKQTESRHSSGKKLYEVADIVIDSCVPFGDAMIEVPGLEQKVGPGSTLGFITVANAVVTTVADILTKRGVKLYVNATLNVKGDRIAEDLVEIGTREYKRRAKGF
- a CDS encoding GNAT family N-acetyltransferase, whose protein sequence is MAEITYRQFDPVVDRKAVMDLWNLCLPADPIDDATYDEKITSDPNLHPDGCPVAMAGDKIVGFAISQVRRTPNDGRGYELDRGWITVFMVHPDFRRQGIGSELIDRCIKFIKGKNRDKIFVCGLTGSSPKYFFPGVDVKEYPAAIKLLEKFGFWTSHVAHYMERSLTDWSYPEEVAKIEEELRKENITVQPLEKGEHLDLLEFLWHNFPGDWYRHVEIVMNQSPENYVRFFTAKLNGKIVGYCHIEESHFGPFLVRFDLRSKNIGTVIFNKALQKIKDNGYDRVWFGWADEPIPARFYRKQGMKEKRTYAMMRKGGLQGWHADS
- a CDS encoding ROK family protein produces the protein MARRLIIGIDLGGTKISGGIGNLEGEILHIVERPTDTSSAEAVVNQVIDVTRELAVANPIGELSAIGIGVPGITVSETGLVVWAPNLPDWRDIPLGEILRKEFGVPVLVENDVDVAVLGEWWKGAGQGAQNVFLMAIGTGIGGGILVNGQLYKGSGGVAGAVGWFVIGEDRLFKEEYKAGGSAEILAAGPGIGRRGREAAKCKKTKMTELAGGDIEKIDSRIVFEAARLGDPVAQEVVNDTAKYLGIVAANVISLLNPEVLIIGGGVADAGDIILKPVAEIAREHAQPFSAKQVRIEKAMLGNRAGLIGALCLAARSVDNL